Part of the Nicotiana sylvestris chromosome 2, ASM39365v2, whole genome shotgun sequence genome, CTGAATATCCATTTGTTAGATAAAGCTCTCTTACCTTTCGgcaatttcactaactcatatgTGTCATTCTCATGGAGTGACTTCATCTCATCTTTCATCGCTTCGATCTACTGATCTTTGTGagtatcttgcatggcttcatcataattctcaagttctcccatgtcagtcaaaagtacatactCATCAGGAGGATAGCGCATGGATTTTTGCTTTTCCCTTGTAGATCTTTTAAGAGAGGTTTCAGGAGCATTCGAAGTAGTTACCTGTGCAGAAATTGGTTGTTGATCAACCACAACTTCATCAATTGGagcatccataacatctacaccatgatgatcattttgatcttgatcactatctccatcattgtcttgggttccttcatgtacaataggtgccttagcaattgaaactggatcaatatcaactaagctctcattactctgagaatctatcttctcagctttgtcaatatcttcaatagtTTGGTTTTCAAAGAATATTGTATCACGACTTCTAATAATTTTATTGTCAACTGGATCATAAAAATGATACCCAAACTCATCTTGACCATAACCGATAAAGATGCACTACTTGGTTTTGACATCCAGTTTCAATCTCTCATCTTTAGGAACATGCACACAAGCTTTACACCCAAAAACTCTCAAGTGATCATAAAAAACATCTTTGGCAAACCAAACTCTGTCTGGGACATCACCATCCCAAGCAACTGCAGGAGACAAATTGATAACATAGGCAACAGTGTTAAGTGCTTCCGCCCAAAATGTATTTGGAAATTTAGCCTCTGAAAGTAAGCATCTAACTCTCTCAGCTAGAGTTCTATTCATTTTCTCTGCCAAACCATTCAATTGAGGTGTCTTGTGCGGAGTTTTCTGATGACGAATTCCTTTTTCCTTGCAATAGTTATCAAAGggaccacaatattcaccaccattgtcagtacgaatacattttaatttcttccTCGTTTGTCTCTCAGATAAAGCCTGAAATTCCTTAAACACGCTAAGTGCTTGATTTTTAGATTTCAAAGGATACACCCAGAGCTTCcgagaatgatcatcaatgaaggtcacaaagtaaagtgcaccaccttttgactttactttaaaaggaccacacaaatcagagtgtACTAGCTCCAATAAATTGGGCTTTCTTGAGGGAGGATGGCTATGAAAGGAAACCCTTTTCTGTTTGCCAGCTAAACAATGTATGCACATTTTTAGCTTTGCTTGTTTCACTCCAAAAAGCAAACTTTTCTTGGCCAAACACGTAATTCCCTCTCACTCATATGACTCAATCTTCGATGCCACAATTCTGACAAGTATCACTTTCCACCAGATTTATCGAGTCATTAAGAATAGAGCCCTGTGTCACATATAAATAACCtgacttgactcctcgagccacTACTAACGAGCCCTTGGTGAGCTTTCATTGGCCATTAAAGAGGGCATTATGGTAACTTTCATCGTCTAATCTTCCTGCGGAGatcaaattgaaaggaaatgagcacgcttgacatcttgaagaactaacgttgaaccattattagttttcaaacaaaCTGTGCCAACACCAAACACCTTAACTTCACTGGCATTGCCCATTTTTAACACTCCAGAATCAACAGGAGTATAAGATGAGAAAAAGTCTTTTCTTGGTGTGACATATGAGGTAGCTCCAAAATCTACTATCCAGCTCGTCTCATGGGATACCAAATTGATGACAttttcatcataagcaaaaagaaggtcatctcgaacaatagcaacaacattGTTCTCGTTATTTTCAGTTTTCTTTCCTTCTCTAGTGTCTTGATTCAACTTGCGGCAAAACCTTTTGATGTGTCCTTTCTTGCCACAGTGGTTGCATGTAATATTATAGTATTTGGACCTTGacttacttctacttttacctcTATTCCTTGAGCCTCTTGTTCTATCTATCCCCCGGTCTTCTGTAACCAAGATATCTGCTTGTGAGGACGAACCCTGAGATTTTCTCCTTATTTCCTCGTTCAACACACCACTTTTGGCATATTCCATGGTCACCTTACCGCCAGGAGCTAaatttgtcaaagaaacacgaagagtttcccaAGAGTCTGGCAGAGTATTAAAAAGCCAAAGtccttgtatctcatcatcaaaattaactcTCATTCTAGATAGCTGATCAAGGACGCCCTGAAAATCATTTATGTGATCAAGAATAGGGTTGTCTTCCTTGTATTTAAAGGTCATCAATTGCTTTAGCAGAAATAATTTGTTGTTCCCGgtttttgaagcataaagagtctCTAGCTTTTCCCATAATGATCTCGCATGTATCTCGTTCACAATATGGTTGCGAACATTATCTTCAACCCATTATCATATATATATCCACATACTTGTTGGTGCTCGAAATTCCAATCTTCATCGGATATACTCTCGGGTTTATGAGCTGAAAAAACGGGTAGATGCATCTTCTTTACGAACAATAAGTCTTTCATCTTGCTTCTCCAAACATTATAATTTCTCCCATTTAAACATACCATCTTGCTCATATTCGCCTCCATTCTGTAACAACCCAGATAAATAACCAAGGCTCTGATACTACTGTTATGACGAGGAAGAGGCAAACtcaaaaataaagaagataaagaacaccaaattttaacgtggaaaacccttcaaatcgaaggtaaaaaccacgggatcacaaagatccaaaaagctcCACTATAATAATAAGAGAgttacaaaagttctccaaattggaTACATATAACAAGTGCCAAACACagagcaacaatagcaacaactaatcaattgaagaaagagtatAATCCACAGAACAAAGCTGTTATTCGAGGCTCGAAATCAGATTATACGAGCCAAAAAAGACGATCTTCACCGTTCAAATTCAAGACTAAGATGTTACGAACACTCAGTCAAAATTTTAGCCCGATCCAACGGTTAACGAATCGGAAAATAGGAATTGAATGTTAGATGGTCGGAATAAAAATCTacagcaaaacaaatatttttcttctctcttctctctttgaCGAAAACTCTTTCAAAaaccactcttatgtgcttaaatctttcaaaaacttgtattaatgagcatagaataattctccaaggttgtcctatttatagatcatgagtggtgtTTTCTCTTAAAGTCAAAACtcactcaaaataggaataaactGAATCTAATTCTAAAtaggaatggaaaccaaaagagaataggattaggccaTTGGGCCTTTGGTTGAACAACATGGGCATGAGCCCAACACAAGTCCTTAGCCGTCAAGAAAAATGAAGAGGTGAACTTAGTGGGTCGAAAGTATTAATGGTGAAAATAGCACGAGCTAATTAGTTTTGgactggtaattaaaaaatagctagtgtttgtaaagtcattaaaaataattattattttgcAGTAACATAGAAAGTTCCTGCATAATATACTTGGAATTGGTAcatatgtgtatgaacttcctgcatattatgttggaactccaccagaaagttccagcataatatactggagattggagcaccttagtatgaacttccagcatattatgttggatcagTATATTAAACTGGAaattatgctggaagttcacatgtaaaaaattcgaactgtagtatattatgctggaatattttccagattttgaagagtgttttcgttcagatttatttttacataaaaagtgactaaatttcgattacttttaaaaccgtgactatttttcaattattacctgtaaatctagctatttttgaatttcacccaaAACTGCCAAACTAATGACCGTTCGAGTTGGAACTTGGGCTACTAACACAGAGATTTTGGGTTTAAAATCTCTTGCAGCCCAATCTTTTACTCCACATCCACTTGGATGGCAATTTTTCAACTGATATATGACTCAATTGTCGTTAGTTTAATCCTAGAGAAGTTTCATATTGCTACTTAACTTGGTGTACAAAGATTCAAGGTGTCTTTCTATATCTTAAATTTTAAATGACCGTACAAATTTAAACATTCAACAAAATCCCTCCTCTATTTAGTCATTTCAGTCCATTGAGATGTGGGATGATGAGCGTATCACCGTTAGGTTGTCATATCATGCTCTCTTTTTTTGTTGAAATATCACATGGTATTGGGCGAGGCTGCTAAGTCTTTTGTATAAAAAAAAAAGGATCATGTTTTGGTACTGCAAAATATTAACTCTCATGATATATTCAGCTATATTGACTATTGTTTTAGGAAGAACAAATTGTTAAtgtaattaattttttaaaattgtcCTATCTTGTTTTCtaggaaaaaggagaaaaaattgGTTTTCATATTTTTATCAGTAAAAAGAGAGACTTGGCTAGTCTTTATGGAGTATACCAAAAAAATTCACATTTCGCTTCAAGGAATTCAAATCAAGTGAACTTCAGGTAACGTTTTTCCTCGTTGAAGCTAAGCTAGCGGTTGTCACATCCATTTTCTATATGAATTTACTTTAGTTCACTTTCATTCTCGTTTGCTTGCTTACACTCTCGTCAAACTGGATAACACACTTTGCCATTGGACAATGAATTAATCCCTCTGTTCACTTTTagtattctaaaaataaatttttatttttacttgtcacttttcgCATATCAAGATTCATTTTTCCTGTTTTGCCCTTAGCATTAATTACTCATTCCAAATCATTGTTCAAATTTATTAAGACTATATTccaattaatatgggtatcatggtaaattatgtaCTGTgcgtgaacggagggagtaagaAATTTCCATGCCGGACCAGTCTGTTTCTTGGATTCCTTGCTATTATGATGTCTTTAGTGTTGCTTCGTGTATTGCACTGAAAAATAAAGCAACCTTCTTTTTTAAAGAATGATTCTCCAGAAATCATTAGTTTCTGCACTCTGACCCTCCATTATAAATAAAACGTCTGATTCCTTTTCAACAGCCGTTGCTAATCATTATATACGCAAACCGAACTAGCAATGAGGCATATGTACTCGAAGGCAAATGATGAATGTAATGGGAATGCACTCAATAATGCTTAAAAACTAATCTCATAATGTCAAAGTCACACCATTATCTAAACTACAAATACAAGTCTTAAGTTAAAAACAATTGAACTCTCAACtgaaataatttaacttaaagATGAGCATATACAAGAAAAAAAGAACACATCAAAGTTCTTTGAATCTATGATGTTTCCTTACTATACAATACATAGTTAACGAATGACCTCTAGAAATCTGCCTGAAAGTTCTAAGTGTGaatttaaatatgtataaatacgTACTACTAAAGAATATAATATCTCACCTAGGACCAGATAGCTCCATGGCTTGTACAAGCAACAAAGAATCATCGGTGAGATCTGAAAATCTCTCGGACGAAGACAACTCTTTCGTTTTGTACTTGTTACTACCGTCAAATTTCTGGGATGCTTCCCACCTCTCTGCAAGTCCATCACCTTCAAGCATTCGAACGATTTCAGACATTTTTGGTCTGTGGCCTGGAAGATATTGAGTGCAGAGCAGAGCAACTTGAACCATTTCCTCTAGCTCAATTCGATCGTAGTTGCTTTTCAAATCTTTATCAACCAGGATATCAAGCTTCTTTTCTTGGTGAATTTTCTTAACCTGATACATGCAACACAAGGTTATATTGGGGGAATGACATTCtaaaaaaagaaggaaatgcAATGTTTCTAGCGCGAAACTATAAGAGTTTTGACACATACCAAAAGTATCCTTAGAACATTTCTATGGCTATAAGCTAAGAGCACGTCATTAAGGGTTAGAGAAGTTTAAGGTTAACTAGTATCCACATATAGAAAAGTGACATTCTTTTTGGGACAGACTGAAAAAGGAAAGAGTGTCACTTTAAATGGAATGGAGGGATAGATGCTTATTTGAGGCTTGACAAATGAACACTCACCCAATCAAGCATTGCTCCCTTCTGGTTAGCTGCTTTTCCAAATTCTATAGCTCTCATTCCTGTGATCAGTTCAagaagaaggattccaaatccAAACACATCAGTTTTCTCAGATGATTGGCCTGTTGAAAGGTATTCTGGCGCTATATGCCCCACCGTTCCACGAACAGCAGTTGTGACATGTGTATCCTGGTGATCCAAAAGCTTTGCCAGCCCAAAGTCTCCCACAACCGCCTCACAATAGTCATCGAGCAATATATTTGCTGCCTTAACATCCCTATGAATTATCTTTGGATCACATTGTTCATGAAGATACAACAGTCCTCGAGCAGCTCCTAGAGCAATTCGCTTCCTTGTTCCCCAGTCCAACACCGGTTTTGCTATAGAGAGTAACACGGATTATTTCAGCACAAAGCAAATAAGAAATCTGAAATGCCACTTGCTATGAATATGTATCGTTACCTCTGAGACGAAAAGCTACACTACCATTAGACATATAGGGGTAAACCAAAAGCTTCTCGTTTGGTGTCATGCAAAATCCATAGAGCCTGAGGAGGTTACGATGCACTGCTAAGCTTATCATTTCAACTTCTGTCTGAAATTGTTTCTCACCGCCAATTGCATTGCCATCATTTAGCCTCTTTACAGCGACAGGAGTCCCATCTGGGAGATGACCTTTATAAACTTTCCCAAAACCACCTTTTCCCAAAATGTTTTTACTGCTGAAGTTGTTGGTTGCAATCTGGAGATCCTTGAATTGAAATCTTCTCAAATTTCCAAGGGAAACTTCTTCATGGTGCCGATCTAAAATTTGTAAATAATAGAAATGAGTATGAACCTATGAGCATAACTTTCATAAGGACATTGAGCTAAAGTTCTATAACAAATTGACCGACCTTTGACATCAAAAAAGGCCTGTTGACTATGTCTATGCCTTGACCATAGAAACAGTCCAATTCCAAGAACGAGCAAAGAGACGCAACCAAGGCTTGAGCCAAACACAAGGGCAATTTTATGACTTTTTTGCTTCCCAGAAGGCAGAGCTGAATAACACAGAGCAAACGATGAGAATAGACAGAAGAATGCAAGAACTCTTGAAATTACAGGCTGAAGAAAATGGCaagatttggggggggggggggggaaatgACATTCTATATAATGCGTACATTCTGAACTGTTCAATGTCATTGACATAGGCAGCAGCTGCGTTCCATAGCAGTCTGGCTCGGATCCTGTCGGACAGATCAATGGATTTCCAATGATGCTACAATGAACAACATAAATGATTCAAAAATTCCAGGTTTTCATTAATTGAAATTTAAAAGACTCAATGAAGTAACTGATCCATGAATAAAGTGTTAATTAGCTTACTCGAATTTCTTAGAAGGGAACCTAGGCACTGGTCCGCTCAAGTTATTATAGGATAAGTCCCTGAATCCAAAAAATTAAATACCAAACTCAATCCAAATTGTTGAAACTATTAACATTACAATGAGAAAAAACAATAAAGAGCAATAAGAAAAAGACAAGTAGTAGGGATTTACACAAGAGTGAGCTGTGACAGGTTAGTCAATGAGACTGGAATTTCTCCAGATAAACTGTTATTGTTGAGCCTCCTAAATCAGTTAATAAAAGGAATCTAAGATTAAAAATTCTGGAAGATAAAATGAACAAAAACGAAGTTCTCTCTTTTCAATACTTTAGATACTTACATGTACTTGAGGCTATTCAAGTGTCCCAAAGAAGGAGGAATATCACCAATAAAGAAATTATCTGAAAGATCAAGAGTCTGAAGCTTTGAGAGCCTTCCAATCTCTTTTGGAATTGGTCCTGTTATATTGTTATTCTGCATTAATCTGTCAAAAATAGTTATTCATCACTTAAAATAACACTAAAACAATCAGGAAAGattgaaattaaaaaaatttaatacTCACATAATCTGAAGATTTGTTAAATTGCCAATGCTTGGAGAAAGATTACCAGATAGATTTTGGCTGGGAGACCCTCTGCACAAAACACCCTATTAACATTGAATTATAGGGGAAATATATTTTCCCAAACTTTGAATtccaaataaaaagaaaaaacaaaaaacaaaaggcATTAATCTTTCACTTACAGGCCAATAACAAGACTCTCAGCAGAGCAAGTAACCATAGCCCAACTACACGGATCAACTGAGGTGCCATCCCAATTATCAAGAACTCCATGAGGATCTTTTAAAGCAGCTTTTATTGCCATTAAAGCTTGCACTGAACATAATAAGAACAACCCCAGATGAAATTTCTTCATTGTATCAAATTTTTAAGACTAAGTATTACACATTCTGCAGAAAAATTTTCAATAGGAACACTAATTATACCTTCAAAGTTGACACCTTTAGGAGAAAGCAATCCTGTTGCAGTGTTCCAAAGGGCCAAGAATGTCACAAACAAGAATGTAGCATTTAACTCACTTCTACTTTCCATTAAATGTTCAATTCACAGAAAGCAAGAAAGAAACAGAAACTCAATAATCAAGCCTTTGATGAATTTACTGAAGCTATACAGAAAGACAAACACTGTATTGGATTTTCCTCTAGGGGGTAATCTAATAGTACTAGTACTAGTCTTTAGATATTGAGAACAAAACTATAGCTTTTGTATACCAGAAAATCATTTTACTACTGTCTTGTCAGtcctcacaaaaaaaaaaaaaaaaaaaaaagcagtcTTTGTAAAAAGGAGAACTTAGCATGCCTGTCACTGGGACAGAGCCCCCTTGTGTGGAAaagaatattttaatattttaatattctTAACTTTAATAAAGCAGAATATTATTACCATTAGGCTAATATTTTAAAGTTTGAGATATGGAAATCTACTTGCTGCTATCTTAATAAGACACTTTGTCTTGAAATATAGACAGTGAAATGACAAGATTTTAATGGCTTTTTCTTTAAGCTTAAATCAAAATCATTCTTGTAAagacaaataaacaaaagtattAGTGAAAAGGGTATGTATAATAAGACCAAAATATTTTTCGTGGGTGAGTCATTCACTAGCTAACTTATGGCTTAGAAATTTGTAATTTTTGTCATTATTATGGGAGCTTTATTATGTGGGataatatttttagaaaaatatagGGAACAAAAATTTGGTATGTGTAAGAGTGCAAGTATTGGCTTATGGGAGTTGGATTTGCAAGGGAATCCAACATTCCCTGAGTTTGGCCATAcaacaaaatcccaaaattttatcttattttataaattattgtTTTAATTAACAACCTAAGAATGTGGGAATCTCAAGAAATTTAGGCTCGAGATTGATAATGGATTTGGTGACCAGTGGCATGGGCCATGGTCCAAAGACCACGCCCATGATAAGGGGGCATCTTTGTCCTCGTGAGACCACTCTTTTTAATTCTCTATACATTTTTACCCCATAACTTTTTCTACCTTTTTATCTTTTGGACAGTTATGTTGTTTGCCCATCTTGTTCATACATCTATTATTTTACCGTTTATTTATCTCTCACCAACACTGAGGTCGAATAAATTTGTTGACCAAAAAActtaaataaatgaaaaaaatcacCGAGCATTTTTTCATGACTCtaatatttcatgattttcatCCACTTTATTAACAACTAGCTCTTAAGAAAAGcctatttttattctttttttattacCTTTCTCGCGTATGTATAAGACCGAATCCACTCGATGTTATGGCCAGATGTAAAAGACATCTATTGTTCAAAacgaattttttttattactatttATTTTCGAGCAAATAATATTGTCCTAAAATAAAACATTATCGAGATAGGCAAAAAATGTGTGAAAATTGCATAATactggaaataaaaaaaaaaagtcaatatGTGTTTTTTTCAAGCTTTTTTATTCCATAAAATATTcatatttgtaaaaaaaaaaatgttcTCTATTGACTAGTATCTTTATTTCACATTATTTTTTATTCATAAACTCTATACCTATAGAATTTGATAATCGGTTGTTCTGTAGAAAGTTCAAGAAACCACCCACCTCAAGTTTACTACCCTTTGGATTGAGTGTATTCAGGCCGGATCTAAAGCATTGTGTACGGGTTCATCAAAACTCAATAAATTttaattatactatatatatatatatatatatatattaaaatttttattaaatatcGATAAATACTAGGTTGTGAATCtaattattattgtatattaattaGAAATCATTGTAAGAACTCGTACACTTTAAATCTTGGATGTGTGCCCAAGATAGGCATCATGCATGTACTTTAATTGATTCCACAAGCTGTTACCACA contains:
- the LOC104248716 gene encoding protein NSP-INTERACTING KINASE 1-like, which translates into the protein MESRSELNATFLFVTFLALWNTATGLLSPKGVNFEVQALMAIKAALKDPHGVLDNWDGTSVDPCSWAMVTCSAESLVIGLGSPSQNLSGNLSPSIGNLTNLQIILMQNNNITGPIPKEIGRLSKLQTLDLSDNFFIGDIPPSLGHLNSLKYMRLNNNSLSGEIPVSLTNLSQLTLVDLSYNNLSGPVPRFPSKKFDIIGNPLICPTGSEPDCYGTQLLPMSMTLNSSESLPSGKQKSHKIALVFGSSLGCVSLLVLGIGLFLWSRHRHSQQAFFDVKDRHHEEVSLGNLRRFQFKDLQIATNNFSSKNILGKGGFGKVYKGHLPDGTPVAVKRLNDGNAIGGEKQFQTEVEMISLAVHRNLLRLYGFCMTPNEKLLVYPYMSNGSVAFRLRAKPVLDWGTRKRIALGAARGLLYLHEQCDPKIIHRDVKAANILLDDYCEAVVGDFGLAKLLDHQDTHVTTAVRGTVGHIAPEYLSTGQSSEKTDVFGFGILLLELITGMRAIEFGKAANQKGAMLDWVKKIHQEKKLDILVDKDLKSNYDRIELEEMVQVALLCTQYLPGHRPKMSEIVRMLEGDGLAERWEASQKFDGSNKYKTKELSSSERFSDLTDDSLLLVQAMELSGPR